Within Chlorogloeopsis sp. ULAP01, the genomic segment ACTTACTACCTGGTTGCTTCTAGTTGGTTTTTTCTATGGTTCGGTCGCGTCGTTGCTTTTAACGCTTTTTTAATATAGCAGACCTTTTTTACATCCTTGCGCCATTTTGCCTGCTCTTTTGGCTTGCTTTTAGCGCTAGCGCAATAAAATGAGTTCTCGATAGCATAGAACAACTGAACAAATATGGCTGAGTCTGGTTGATTTCGTAAGAAGCTCATATCAACTTCAGCCACAGTACAGACTCTAAAGTGCCTTTGTGTGTTGCTTGAGTTTATGAGTTTTACATTCAAGTATGAATTTATTAGCTCATAGATAGTTTCTTTGAAGGGACAATCGCTACTGTTACTTCAAAACTGTATGAGTCAATTATTTCTTCCTCAAAGGTTTGAGCAGTTTACTTGTAACTCCCTTCTCATGTTTCAAAGTGTAAACACCGTGAGCATGCAATACCCGATACCACAATCCTGCTTGCACTCCTGTAGAAAGCATTTTTCCGACATTCGTTTTGGCAGTCTTAAACTGCTCTGGTGTTAATTTATTTCCATATAAATCACGTACAATGGCGTCAATATGAAAATGCAGATCCGGTCGCCGGCGCATCAAAATTAAGATGGCATTTTGTATGGAGTATTCTTGGAATTCACGCAATAGAGGCAGAGTTCCAGGTTTTCTAGGGACACTCAATTTGGGAATGTCAGAGATATCTGGTTCTTCTTGTGTCGAGGTAGTCAATTCGGTATTTGAGATTGAGGTAGATTGTGGTGTGCTTAATGAAGGATTCGTATTATGCTCAAATTCTGATTCAGTCTCCAGTTCTTGGTCTAGAGTTTCTAATTCCTCTTGTTCAACAGAGTGAGTTCTATCCTCCAAGAGCACTTGTACAGAAGATTCAGGCAGACGTTTGTAGGTATGATTAATTTTTTCTTCTAGAACATACTTTGGTATTAGAGCTTCTAAGGCGTGGATCTGATTCCGAATAAAAGACAGACGACGCTCTAAATCAGCAGCTTCTAAGACATAGCGATCTCGCTCTGCTTCGAGTAACCTAAGAATCTCAGATAAATCAGCCATAGCAATTTCGTTTTCTTTGAAAGGAATAAACAGTGGAAAGTAAGGAAGTTTTTGTCAAGGCTCACGTTCGCATCATTAAGCAGAGAGTCTATCGTTTTGTATGTAAAGGATGCAATAAAGTGGTAGAACGCACTTGCTATCCTTCAAGACCATTATTCTGCGATCGATGCCGACCGCCGAAAATACATGCCTCAAAAGCTCAATTAGCAGTAACTAAAGGTAAATCAAAGACTTCAAACAAGTCAAGCAAAAAGCAGAAACCACGTTAGAACCTATGTAATGTAATAACTTTTTACAATATACCCTCCCAATATCTGAAACCATTTCCATTTGATAGTGTTGGTATTAAGGTTGTCAAAATTCAATAGTGTTGGTTCCTTATCTAACCTTGCCTAAGTGTAGAAAAGAGGACTTAAGCTGAGAAGGGAGAATGCATGACTGTGTATCCCTTCTCAAAGAACTTATGCAGATGATTCTCAACTAAACTCATAACGCTAGCAAAAACTCTATCAATAATAAACTCTGAGGTCAAACTTCGTCTGTGTAGAGATGTCTTAGAAGTAAAGTCAGACTGGAGTTTAGCGACAAATAAAAAGTGAGGTAGCTTCACATGCAGTATAACTAGAATTTGCCAATGACTTTAATTGTGTAAGTATGTCAAGAGCATCATCCTACTTCTCAAAAATGACTGAGGAGTCGTAGAATCGACAGACCTGTCCCTCAGCTACTAACTGAATAATAAGCTGTCTTATGAACCAACACTTTGTTTTATAATCATTTTCACAAGTAGTTCTATTGGCTACTACTTAATCTTCGGTGTAAGCGATGTTTGTATATATAGCAATGCTGGGTGAAGAGACTTTACTAAACTTTACTAGCTATTAGAATTTAAGTTTCTAACTTTCTAAAAAGAATTTCTGTGCAAAGAATGTTTGAACTGCTTGAAATTTATTTATTGGTTGTCAGTGTGAAGAAGATAATTTAGCTCCATAGCTAACCACTGTTGAAAAATGTGATTTAAAACATCTTGATAGCTTTGAGCATTTAATTCTGCCGGAATGATCTCTTCAACCATCCAAAGAGAATGCCCTTCCTTGACAGCAAGTGGCCCAAATATCTGTCCCGGCGTTCCATTAAATATAGCTGTTGCTATGGTTGATTCTATATTCCAGCGATAAATCTTTCCTTCATAGCCAAACTGATGTCTACGTTTTTCATCAATATCATAGAGGTGAGCAGCTTCATAAAAACTAACTTGATTTGCATCAATTCGAGCCAAAATCTCTTTAGCAATTTCTACTGAAGGAACAACTATTTTATAAATTAAGACTTGATCAAAATCACTAGCATTTAAGTTGAAAAACATTTCAACACCCAAAGCGAATAAATAATTAGCCAATTTTTTAGCTAGAAGACGATTACGAATGCCACTTTCCCAATCTTCTAAATCCATTATTTGATTTACTAACCAAACACAAATGTCTGATTGATTGCTTAAACGCATTTCACGACATAGACGATTTTCTTCAGCTTGAATCTCAGCTTTAGTAACTGTTAAACCTTTTTCATGAGCAGTTTTCTCAATAATTTTTTGATATAAAATTTTTTGACATATTTCCTTAATTTGAAAATTTTGTTTGATAAATTGAATGATTTCATTTGCTTCTACAGATATTCCAGAAAAATCAACTGTATAATGCATATAAGTCATAATTAATGATTGTAGTCTAAACAAACAATAGTTAAAATCCTCACACCTAAAGTCTTTCAAAAGGCAATATTATTAGATATATTTTATAAAGCTCTACAATTGCCAATCTAAATTAAACACTCACCATTGCAACAAAACAACTTCTTGAGAAAATCCAGGGCCAATACCTATGACCAAACCATAAGCTCCCGGGACAGGCTGTTCTTCGGAGAAGATTGTATCTAGTACACAGAGCACTGTAGGTGATGAAAGATTACCTACCTCTACTAAGGTTTTGCGACTCAACTTTAGTGCTGGCTCATTGAGACCAAACTCCTGTTCTAGAGGCTGGATTGCTCCAGGATGAACCATCCAGTAAGAAATCTGGTCAATTGATATGCCGTACTCAGTAAGCAAGCCATCGATGGCTTGGCGCAAGCCTATTTTTGTAAATTCGCCTACCACTGAAAGCTTCCAAATATTTCTGATGCCAGTATCAACAATATCCATCCCCAAAACGTCTTCGGTATTGGGGATAAAATTTGACCGAGTGCCAATCACCTCAGGTTGTCCAGAGTGGGCTAAACAATGATCGCGACCAACCATCAAAACAGCTGCTGCTCCATCACCAAATGATGCAGCAGTAAGTATTGTGGTAATAATTTCGCTGTATAAGTGTGGTTCTTTTGACAGATGTCCGATCATGTAGTGCAAATCTCCTTGCAAAGAACCCTGCCAATAAAAGGAGGCGAGTTCGACAGCAAAAAGAATTGCAGCTTCTTGAGGATGTCCCTGTAGGTAATCTGTAACTCTAGATAGACCGATCGCCCCACCTACACAACCTAAACCACCTAGAGGCATCCTTTTTAAATTGGGAGAAAATGGAATCCTGTTCATCAACCGAGCATCTAACGAAGGAAGTGTAGTCGTGATACTTACAGAGGTCATTTGTGATACCTCTTTGGGGTCAAGGTTAGTTTGCTCTAGCAATTTACGCACAGTTATTTCACTAAGATTGACAGCCGCTTTGATTGCTGCTTTGGAACTCTCTTCAATCGTAGGAGGATCGTAAAAAGACTCAAGAGGCAATGCAAAGTAACGGCCCTTAATCTTGATATCGGTAAAGAAATGGTCGATAGTATTTAGATCAAAATCCAAGGCCATACTCAAGCAGTACTTGCGTACTAAATTAGCTAGTACTTCTTGAGAGTAATAGTTGGGGGGAAAACCAGTGGATGTTGCAACAATAAAAGCCATAGTCGTTTCTGGGTAAAAGGCAGAAGGCAGGAGGACGTTCGGCGAGCGCTACTTCGACGAGGCTCAGTACAAGTCAGTCGAGCCGCAGATGGCAGAAGGAAAAATTCTCCCCTACACCCCAAACCCTATTTCCAGACAAACTTCTGAACTTCCTGAGCTATAACCTGTAACACTAGCTTGCGATCGCTGTCGCAAAAGAAATGGTCACCGGGAAACATATTCAGCTTAAATTGGTGAGTCTGCTCACTCCAGGCAGCAAGCTCTTGTTGGCTGACTTTAGTGTCCTGTATGCCTCCGAAAGCGTAGATAGGAGAATCGAGCGGCTTCTCATTAACATATAAAAAAGTTTCTAAAATCGCAAAGTCTGCTCTAAGAGTAGGCAAAAGCAGTTGCATCAGTTCTTGGTTCTGCAAAACTTTTTCAGGTATACCGCTAATTGTACGCAATGTTTCTATAAACAGAGGTTCAGGAAAACGGTGAATGAGAAAACCTGTATCTAGTATCTGAGGTGCGCGGCTGCCAGAAACAAATAACACAAGCGGAGAAGGTAAATTTCGCCTACGGAGTTCACGGGCTAGTTCAAAGGCTATCAGCGCCCCCAAGCTATGACCGAATAAAGCAAAAGGAATATCTAGATAGGGATTGAGCAAGGGTACCAATGTCTGAATCAAGCGTGAGAGGCCAGTAAATGGCGCTTCTTGCAGTCGGTTTTCTCGTCCCGGTAATTGAATTGGACAAACCTCTATTTCTGGTGTTAGCTCCTTTGCCCAGGCACTGAAAATTGAAGCACCAGCTCCAGCATAAGGAAAGCAGAATAGGCGTAAGTGGGCTTTGGGATTTGAATGTAGATTTGCGATCCACAGATTCGCTGGAGCCACCTCTTGCTTTAAATGTGTGGCAACATTAGTAGAATCAACGGCTGAATCACTCACTTTAGTTTCAACTAGCAGAAGAATTTGCGTTACACACTGAGCAATATTAAGACCAGCGAAAATTTCTAGGGGAATAACTACATCTAAATCTTTCTCAATTTGTTTTCTCAATTCTACAGCCATCAAAGAGTCGAATCCCAAACGGTAAAGGGGCTGTTGCAAGTCTAGATTAGCGGTAGACAAACCCGTTACTTGACCAAATAGCGTACTCATATAAGTCTCCAACAACTGAGTACGCTGTTGTTTTGATTTCACAGCTAACAGTTGAGTACGGTTGAGATTCAATGCTGCTTCTGGTTCAACAACATCAATAGTCGAGGATTGGCGATCCGTGTAGGAATTGCTGTGGTTGCTTTGCAAGCATAGCGGCGACTTCGTCGCTAGTAAAAAATCTTCCGGATTTTTTGTTCCCACCGGGCGCACATAGCGATCGCCCTTGCTAGTTTCATTAATCTGTTCTGATAAGTGATTGTAATTTTGTTCTATCCAGTAACACTCTCGCTGCCAGGGATAGGAAGGCAAAGACACACAGCGTTTTGCGGATGGATAAAGTCGGCTCCAGTCTATTGGATAGCCTTGAGTATAGAGGATACCAAGCGATTCTAACATTACAAATTTCTCCCCTTCCTGACGCCGCAACGAAGGCAACACAATTCCTTTCCTAGAACAAGCGTGCAGACACTGGGAGATGTTCATACCTAGAACTGGGTGGGGGCTAAGTTCTACAAACAGATTATGCTGGGTTTGCACTAGTTCATTCACCGCAGCTGCAAAATAGACTGGCTCTCGAATGTTGCGTGTCCAGTAGGTGGCATCAAAATTCTGCCCTGGCTGTGTCTTACCTGTAACTGTGGAAATAATCGGAATTGAGGCAGTTTGGGGATTGATATCTTGAAGCGATCGCGCCAGTTCATCTTGATAAGATTCCATCTGCGGACTATGAAAAGCATTATTTACCTGCAAAAACTTGCAGAAAATCTGTTGCTGTTCCAAGGAGCGGATTGCTTCTTGTAGTACTGTTGTCTCACCTGATAAAACTATGGAAGTTGGACTATTAATGGCAGCAATAGAGAGACGATCCACATACTCAGCGAGCAGACTTTCAAATTTTTCCACAGACAGTGACACAACCGCCATCCGTCCTTGACCGCTTCTTTGCTGCATCAAGCGACTGCGGTGAAAGACAACCCGCACTGCATCTTCCAAGTTGAGAGCTCCGGCGATATGAGCGGCTGCTACTTCTCCCAAACTATGACCAACGACAGCACTAGGTTCTA encodes:
- a CDS encoding peptidylprolyl isomerase — its product is MTYMHYTVDFSGISVEANEIIQFIKQNFQIKEICQKILYQKIIEKTAHEKGLTVTKAEIQAEENRLCREMRLSNQSDICVWLVNQIMDLEDWESGIRNRLLAKKLANYLFALGVEMFFNLNASDFDQVLIYKIVVPSVEIAKEILARIDANQVSFYEAAHLYDIDEKRRHQFGYEGKIYRWNIESTIATAIFNGTPGQIFGPLAVKEGHSLWMVEEIIPAELNAQSYQDVLNHIFQQWLAMELNYLLHTDNQ
- a CDS encoding beta-ketoacyl synthase N-terminal-like domain-containing protein, which encodes MEPIAIIGIGCRFPGAQNPEAFWQLLCNGVDAIANVPKERWDVDAFYDPNPGSPGKMNTRWGGFLEQVDRFDAQFFGIAPKEASYIDPQQRLLLEVAWEALEDAAQVPQKLARTNTGVFIGISTNDYQQLLYQQHLQTGSVPSNPYIGTGNALSIAANRISYLFDFRGPSMAVDTACSSSLVAVHLGCQSLHSGDSNLVLAGGVNLLLCPELTIILSQARMMAPDGRCKTFDARANGYVRGEGCGIVVLKRLKDAQKDGDRIIALIAGSAINQDGRSNGLTAPNGPSQEAVIRQALANAGVVPSQIGYVELHGTGTPLGDPIEAEALAAVLNSDRPSNSRCAVGSVKTNIGHLEAAAGIAGLIKVALSLQHRQIPPSLHFQTPNPYIPLDKIPLQVQQILQPWPLIPTSALAGVSSFGFGGTNAHAILQMAPQLPQEQEGEKDLLSPAYLLPLSTRSPEALKSLAQAYQEFLVPPGLGTTLSLADICYTASVRRSHHDHRLALIFRNHQELTQSLTAFLQDETRAGVSYEHKQKNRHQKLVFVCSGQGSQWWAMGRELLSCEPVFRTTIEQCDALFYPLANWSLMAELTADESNSRFEETEVAQPAIFALQVALAHLWRSWGVEPSAVVGHSLGEVAAAHIAGALNLEDAVRVVFHRSRLMQQRSGQGRMAVVSLSVEKFESLLAEYVDRLSIAAINSPTSIVLSGETTVLQEAIRSLEQQQIFCKFLQVNNAFHSPQMESYQDELARSLQDINPQTASIPIISTVTGKTQPGQNFDATYWTRNIREPVYFAAAVNELVQTQHNLFVELSPHPVLGMNISQCLHACSRKGIVLPSLRRQEGEKFVMLESLGILYTQGYPIDWSRLYPSAKRCVSLPSYPWQRECYWIEQNYNHLSEQINETSKGDRYVRPVGTKNPEDFLLATKSPLCLQSNHSNSYTDRQSSTIDVVEPEAALNLNRTQLLAVKSKQQRTQLLETYMSTLFGQVTGLSTANLDLQQPLYRLGFDSLMAVELRKQIEKDLDVVIPLEIFAGLNIAQCVTQILLLVETKVSDSAVDSTNVATHLKQEVAPANLWIANLHSNPKAHLRLFCFPYAGAGASIFSAWAKELTPEIEVCPIQLPGRENRLQEAPFTGLSRLIQTLVPLLNPYLDIPFALFGHSLGALIAFELARELRRRNLPSPLVLFVSGSRAPQILDTGFLIHRFPEPLFIETLRTISGIPEKVLQNQELMQLLLPTLRADFAILETFLYVNEKPLDSPIYAFGGIQDTKVSQQELAAWSEQTHQFKLNMFPGDHFFCDSDRKLVLQVIAQEVQKFVWK
- a CDS encoding 3-oxoacyl-ACP synthase; protein product: MAFIVATSTGFPPNYYSQEVLANLVRKYCLSMALDFDLNTIDHFFTDIKIKGRYFALPLESFYDPPTIEESSKAAIKAAVNLSEITVRKLLEQTNLDPKEVSQMTSVSITTTLPSLDARLMNRIPFSPNLKRMPLGGLGCVGGAIGLSRVTDYLQGHPQEAAILFAVELASFYWQGSLQGDLHYMIGHLSKEPHLYSEIITTILTAASFGDGAAAVLMVGRDHCLAHSGQPEVIGTRSNFIPNTEDVLGMDIVDTGIRNIWKLSVVGEFTKIGLRQAIDGLLTEYGISIDQISYWMVHPGAIQPLEQEFGLNEPALKLSRKTLVEVGNLSSPTVLCVLDTIFSEEQPVPGAYGLVIGIGPGFSQEVVLLQW